Proteins from one Robertmurraya sp. FSL R5-0851 genomic window:
- the resA gene encoding thiol-disulfide oxidoreductase ResA, whose product MKNKRQVFRTVILCVLLFAVVFTVYANFTKEKGDIKKGSDAPDFVLQTLDGKEVRLSELKGKGVFLNFWGTWCKPCEKEMPYMENQYSKFKEKNVEILPVNIGESDLSVSTFVERHGLSFPILMDRKSEIVDLYNIGPIPTTILIDAEGKIVDSITGTLTEQDIINHLTSISLS is encoded by the coding sequence TTGAAAAATAAAAGACAAGTTTTCCGTACTGTTATTTTATGTGTTCTCTTATTTGCAGTTGTTTTTACAGTATATGCTAATTTCACTAAAGAAAAAGGCGATATTAAAAAAGGTTCGGATGCACCTGACTTTGTTTTACAAACACTTGATGGGAAGGAAGTAAGACTATCCGAATTAAAAGGCAAGGGAGTTTTTCTAAACTTCTGGGGAACCTGGTGTAAACCATGTGAAAAAGAAATGCCTTATATGGAGAACCAATATTCTAAATTCAAAGAGAAGAATGTTGAGATTCTTCCAGTAAATATAGGAGAGAGTGATCTTTCGGTTTCTACATTTGTCGAGAGGCATGGATTATCGTTTCCAATCCTTATGGACCGTAAAAGTGAAATAGTAGATTTATATAACATTGGTCCAATTCCAACCACTATTTTAATAGATGCCGAAGGAAAAATAGTTGATTCTATAACAGGTACTTTGACTGAGCAAGATATTATTAATCACTTGACATCCATTTCCCTATCATAA
- a CDS encoding GNAT family N-acetyltransferase, which yields MVKIRKAASNEVEIIRRERVKAYEEHENSIPKGHWEALKKAISSDTDEQPGVELLAAELDGKIVGSVAIFPSKSDVYDGFTDMLDYPEIRMLAVNEEYRGQGIAEALIKECIVRVKTKGYQHVGLHTADFMITAMRLYNRLGFVRIPKYDFQPADDGIIVKAFQLSIKD from the coding sequence ATGGTAAAAATTCGAAAGGCTGCAAGCAATGAAGTTGAAATAATTCGAAGGGAAAGAGTTAAGGCATATGAAGAACATGAAAATAGTATACCTAAAGGGCATTGGGAAGCTCTAAAGAAAGCAATTTCATCGGACACTGACGAACAACCAGGTGTAGAACTATTAGCCGCTGAACTAGATGGTAAAATAGTAGGAAGTGTTGCTATATTCCCTTCAAAATCAGATGTCTATGATGGGTTTACTGATATGTTAGATTATCCTGAAATAAGAATGCTCGCTGTTAATGAGGAATATAGAGGTCAAGGGATTGCTGAAGCCTTAATAAAAGAATGCATAGTTAGAGTGAAAACGAAAGGTTACCAACATGTTGGTTTACATACAGCAGATTTTATGATAACCGCCATGAGGCTATATAATCGACTTGGATTTGTGAGGATACCAAAATATGACTTTCAGCCCGCGGATGATGGAATAATTGTAAAAGCCTTTCAACTATCAATCAAAGATTAA
- a CDS encoding D-alanyl-D-alanine carboxypeptidase family protein, with protein MKAYIINKPLIVITLIFVFLFIFSERIYAQEHSYQEINADSYIVIDSKTGEIIIEKNMNKQQFPASITKIITAIIAIQERDINETVTISEHAQNTEGTSLSLIAGDRISLKDLLYGIMLHSGNDGAVAIAEHISNSEMEFAKKMTSFARSIGANNTQFTNASGLPNNNHYTTAYDMAIITRYAMKNNVFKEIVQHKQYTWDSHFWRNDLMEHEKIDASKLGIPWEGDPKIVNHNLLLDLYEGATGIKNGFTHEARYTLVGSAKKKGTELIAVLLKSKDSDTAYKDMTNLLDSGFKVIEENSNNLAVNQEDELLRNQGQLSNPEKETVKKQSNIKAMMNNFYTLPLTVLIVSLIILLIIKRKQNR; from the coding sequence TTGAAAGCCTACATTATTAATAAACCATTGATCGTTATTACACTGATTTTTGTATTTTTGTTTATATTTAGTGAAAGAATCTATGCTCAAGAGCATTCATATCAGGAAATAAATGCGGATTCTTATATAGTAATAGATAGTAAAACTGGTGAAATCATAATAGAAAAAAATATGAATAAACAACAATTTCCTGCAAGCATAACCAAAATAATAACAGCTATTATAGCTATTCAGGAACGAGATATAAATGAAACGGTAACAATTTCTGAACACGCACAGAATACGGAAGGTACCAGTCTCTCATTAATAGCTGGTGATAGAATCTCTTTAAAGGATCTACTATATGGAATCATGTTACATTCTGGTAACGATGGTGCTGTAGCAATTGCTGAACACATCTCGAATAGTGAAATGGAATTTGCAAAGAAAATGACGTCTTTTGCAAGATCAATTGGAGCGAATAATACCCAATTTACAAATGCAAGTGGACTCCCTAATAACAATCACTATACTACAGCGTATGATATGGCAATTATTACTCGATATGCAATGAAGAACAATGTTTTTAAAGAAATTGTACAACATAAACAGTATACCTGGGATAGTCATTTCTGGAGAAACGACTTAATGGAACATGAAAAGATTGATGCCTCAAAATTAGGGATACCATGGGAAGGCGATCCGAAAATTGTTAATCATAATCTTTTACTTGATTTGTATGAAGGAGCGACCGGGATTAAAAATGGGTTCACTCATGAAGCAAGGTACACTTTAGTAGGTTCAGCTAAAAAAAAGGGGACGGAATTAATTGCCGTACTTCTAAAATCTAAGGATTCTGATACAGCATACAAAGACATGACTAACCTGTTAGATAGTGGGTTTAAAGTAATTGAGGAGAATTCAAATAATTTAGCTGTCAACCAAGAAGATGAATTATTACGTAATCAGGGACAATTGAGTAACCCAGAAAAAGAAACAGTCAAAAAACAAAGTAATATTAAAGCCATGATGAATAATTTCTACACATTACCATTGACGGTGTTAATAGTTTCTTTGATTATCCTACTTATAATAAAAAGAAAGCAAAATAGGTAG
- a CDS encoding DUF5348 domain-containing protein: MKSRWKEMNYNEELDCWVVFWGDNSGYKMRCGEWFDLHLGSGKTLSCRLELGRDWYILTGRNDVRFYLKKNETYQVDL; encoded by the coding sequence ATGAAAAGTCGCTGGAAAGAAATGAATTACAATGAAGAGTTGGATTGTTGGGTCGTGTTTTGGGGAGACAATTCTGGTTATAAGATGAGATGTGGTGAATGGTTTGATCTACATCTGGGAAGTGGGAAGACTCTTTCCTGCCGCTTGGAATTGGGCAGAGACTGGTATATCCTTACGGGTCGAAATGATGTTAGGTTCTACCTTAAGAAAAATGAGACGTATCAAGTTGATTTGTAA
- a CDS encoding AAA family ATPase, with the protein MFEAFYEMDNTPFARDLPTDQLYDSSMMQEILGRLKYTAERQLFAVLSGDSGTGKTTTIRKFVDKLDKGKFHILYLSDSKLTPRHFYKGLLEQLGSEAKFYRGDAKRQLHREIELMKGIRGLQPVVVVDEAHLLDREMLEEVRFLLNFKMDSQSPMALILVGQSELWDRLRLQSYAAIRQRIDIQFQLGHLDRAQVEEYVSRHLRYAGVDQPIFSDGALDEIHRFSGGAARLINKLCTHSLLYGSQNGRRIIDDHMIKQVIQGELS; encoded by the coding sequence GTGTTTGAAGCCTTCTATGAAATGGATAACACCCCTTTCGCCAGAGATCTTCCGACTGATCAATTGTATGATTCCTCCATGATGCAAGAAATCCTTGGAAGGCTGAAGTACACAGCTGAAAGACAGCTTTTTGCCGTTTTGAGTGGGGATAGTGGTACTGGAAAGACCACGACCATCCGTAAGTTTGTGGACAAATTGGATAAAGGGAAATTCCATATCCTTTACCTGTCCGACTCTAAATTAACACCTCGTCATTTTTACAAAGGTCTTTTGGAACAGTTAGGCTCCGAAGCGAAGTTTTATCGAGGAGATGCAAAACGGCAGCTTCATCGTGAGATTGAATTAATGAAAGGCATACGAGGGCTACAACCTGTGGTGGTAGTGGACGAAGCCCATCTTCTGGACCGGGAAATGCTTGAAGAGGTTCGTTTCTTACTGAACTTCAAAATGGATTCGCAAAGTCCGATGGCACTCATTCTCGTCGGTCAAAGTGAATTGTGGGATCGTCTTCGACTCCAATCCTACGCAGCGATACGCCAAAGAATCGATATCCAATTCCAGTTAGGACATCTCGATCGTGCCCAGGTTGAGGAATATGTTTCTAGGCATCTTCGTTATGCTGGAGTTGATCAACCAATTTTCTCTGACGGGGCGCTCGACGAAATCCATCGGTTTTCTGGTGGTGCCGCAAGGCTGATAAATAAACTCTGCACACATAGTCTACTCTATGGCTCACAAAATGGCCGAAGGATCATTGACGACCATATGATCAAGCAAGTCATACAGGGTGAGCTTTCATGA
- a CDS encoding DDE-type integrase/transposase/recombinase: protein MREHKKSEELAVQRFQLISPLLAEGLDAGKVKELRDQIVKASGLSERTIRRYLAQFQEDGFGGLKPQGRKGARKSEAIPPHLLEQAILLRKEVPSRSVAQIIQILEWEGLAEPGQIKRSTLQEKLTEKGYSTRHMRLYSQTGVAARRFQKRHRNQLWQSDIKYGPYLPIGPNGMKKQVYLVAFIDDATRFVLHAAFYPTLDSRIIEDSFRQAIQKYGVPEAVYFDNGKQYRTKWMSRTCSKIGTRLTYTRPYSAESKGKIERFNRIIDSFISEAVIEKPNTLDRLNELFQVWLTECYQNKPHSALGEKISPETAFRSDKKAIRFIDPDTLSNAFLHCETRKVDKSGCISFMDQKYEVGLAFIGRQVEVVYDPANIKELTIEFEDHTPWKAKKLVIGERAGKRPALPEHLQVQDVESSRLLKAAERKNQKRQTEQKPAVTFRAVWKEDDSRV, encoded by the coding sequence ATGAGGGAACATAAGAAATCAGAGGAATTGGCAGTGCAGCGTTTTCAGCTGATATCCCCTTTATTGGCAGAGGGGCTTGACGCTGGGAAGGTAAAGGAATTAAGAGACCAAATAGTGAAGGCCAGCGGTCTTTCAGAAAGAACCATCAGGCGATATTTGGCTCAATTTCAGGAAGATGGGTTTGGGGGACTAAAGCCACAAGGAAGAAAAGGTGCTCGTAAGTCTGAAGCTATCCCTCCTCATTTATTGGAACAGGCAATCCTTCTGCGTAAGGAAGTGCCAAGCCGGAGCGTAGCACAAATCATACAGATACTCGAGTGGGAAGGGTTGGCTGAGCCAGGACAGATCAAAAGGTCAACGCTCCAGGAAAAGCTCACTGAAAAAGGTTACAGCACACGGCATATGCGACTTTATTCCCAGACAGGAGTAGCTGCCAGGAGATTTCAGAAGCGACATCGCAACCAACTATGGCAATCAGATATCAAGTATGGCCCTTACCTGCCGATTGGTCCCAATGGAATGAAGAAACAAGTGTATCTTGTCGCCTTTATCGACGACGCAACCAGGTTTGTGCTTCATGCAGCTTTCTACCCTACATTGGATTCAAGGATCATTGAGGATTCCTTCCGTCAGGCCATCCAGAAGTATGGTGTTCCAGAGGCTGTCTATTTTGATAATGGAAAGCAATATCGAACCAAATGGATGTCGCGTACCTGCTCAAAAATAGGCACCCGCCTTACTTACACACGGCCGTACTCAGCTGAATCAAAAGGGAAAATTGAACGCTTCAATAGAATCATAGATTCATTCATCAGTGAGGCTGTCATCGAAAAACCCAATACACTTGATCGTCTGAATGAGCTTTTCCAAGTGTGGCTGACAGAGTGTTATCAGAATAAGCCTCATTCTGCACTTGGGGAGAAAATTAGCCCGGAAACGGCATTTCGTTCAGATAAGAAAGCGATTCGGTTCATCGATCCGGATACGTTGAGTAATGCATTTCTCCATTGTGAAACGAGAAAAGTCGATAAATCAGGATGTATCAGCTTCATGGATCAAAAATATGAGGTGGGCCTGGCATTCATTGGACGACAGGTTGAGGTTGTTTATGACCCTGCGAATATCAAGGAGCTGACCATTGAGTTCGAGGATCATACTCCTTGGAAGGCCAAAAAGCTTGTCATAGGGGAAAGAGCTGGGAAGCGTCCTGCATTACCTGAGCACCTACAGGTGCAGGATGTAGAATCTTCAAGACTATTAAAGGCAGCTGAACGAAAGAACCAAAAACGTCAAACTGAACAGAAACCTGCCGTGACCTTCCGTGCCGTTTGGAAGGAGGATGATTCTCGTGTTTGA
- a CDS encoding DUF6431 domain-containing protein, with protein sequence MKTYLLEFLVRGAGRIPSPCCGKDMLVRGTKNRKAKDHTGQSKTYNIRRLQCTNCQTIHHELPDLLIPYKRYEAECIEDVLTNPSTHIVPADDSTLSRWYGWFHQFVDYWIGCLNSIMIRTNQGNIPLDVTSKCSGTALQRIGRLAGDANGWLTRIVRPIVNINLWIHTRSAFIVQ encoded by the coding sequence TTGAAAACATACTTACTGGAGTTTTTAGTTAGGGGTGCGGGGAGGATTCCTTCCCCATGCTGCGGGAAAGACATGTTGGTTAGAGGTACAAAGAATCGAAAAGCCAAGGATCATACAGGTCAGAGTAAGACATATAACATCCGAAGATTGCAGTGCACCAATTGTCAGACCATTCATCATGAACTTCCAGATTTATTGATTCCTTATAAACGCTATGAGGCTGAATGTATCGAAGACGTTCTTACGAACCCGTCCACCCACATTGTTCCCGCCGATGATTCCACTCTTTCGAGATGGTACGGCTGGTTTCATCAATTTGTGGATTATTGGATAGGCTGTTTGAATTCCATCATGATCAGAACCAACCAAGGAAATATCCCCCTGGATGTCACGTCCAAATGTTCAGGGACCGCACTTCAAAGGATAGGACGCTTGGCAGGAGATGCCAATGGATGGCTAACAAGAATTGTCCGGCCCATCGTAAATATTAATTTATGGATACACACCCGTTCTGCATTCATTGTCCAATAA
- a CDS encoding F510_1955 family glycosylhydrolase, with the protein MKKILIALGAFAMITALTACNQEDTGEGQSSNEQTKEIENSSTSIASNNFYEAFDGDIDHIHGMGYAGSQGAVYFAAHDGLKILDNGNWYKTKEENNDYMGFNATENGFYSSGHPGSDSTLPNPVGIIQTTNGGQTLESLTLEGESDFHAMGVGFKNETIVLLNGQKNSLMEENSFYLSEDKAKTWKKVSAKGLEDQILSIAVHPTNANLVAAVGMQGVYLSEDKAESFTLISEGLQGTSVYFTEDALFYGGYNGSAVLVKRTLQGGTEEDLPLPELKEDAIMNIAQNPQKESEIFIVTFNGNIYQSTDGSNKWNLLVEDGKIQ; encoded by the coding sequence ATGAAGAAAATATTAATTGCTTTAGGAGCATTTGCAATGATTACTGCATTAACAGCATGTAATCAGGAGGACACTGGAGAAGGACAAAGTAGTAATGAGCAAACAAAAGAGATTGAAAATTCTTCAACTAGTATTGCTTCCAATAATTTTTATGAGGCATTCGATGGAGATATTGACCATATCCATGGGATGGGATATGCAGGGAGTCAGGGTGCCGTTTATTTTGCAGCTCATGATGGTTTGAAGATTTTGGATAATGGAAATTGGTATAAGACAAAAGAAGAGAATAATGATTATATGGGCTTTAATGCTACTGAAAACGGATTCTACTCAAGTGGTCATCCAGGTTCTGATTCCACTCTACCAAATCCTGTTGGGATAATTCAAACGACTAATGGGGGTCAAACTTTGGAGTCCCTTACCCTTGAAGGTGAATCCGACTTTCATGCAATGGGAGTAGGTTTTAAAAATGAGACAATAGTATTATTAAATGGTCAAAAAAATTCATTGATGGAAGAAAATTCGTTCTATTTGAGTGAGGATAAGGCTAAAACGTGGAAAAAAGTCAGTGCAAAGGGGTTGGAAGACCAAATCTTAAGCATTGCCGTGCATCCAACAAATGCTAATTTAGTTGCGGCTGTAGGTATGCAGGGAGTATATCTATCTGAGGATAAGGCAGAGAGTTTTACCCTGATCAGTGAGGGACTACAAGGAACTTCAGTGTACTTTACAGAGGATGCCCTATTCTATGGGGGATATAATGGGAGCGCAGTACTTGTAAAACGAACGTTACAAGGAGGGACTGAAGAGGATTTACCGCTTCCTGAATTAAAGGAGGATGCGATCATGAACATTGCTCAGAACCCTCAAAAAGAATCAGAGATCTTTATTGTTACATTTAACGGTAATATATATCAGTCAACTGATGGATCAAATAAATGGAATCTACTTGTAGAGGATGGGAAGATTCAATAA
- a CDS encoding methyl-accepting chemotaxis protein, with product MKMNLQKKMFGGFFIIVLLLGLVSAIGLYEITSVNKLYSDLVDERALKAMITKDMMSTVNGQQKSFISYLLTGNDEDLKAYQNAEKDYEELKNTLGSLISSDAEKELFVEMNEMNAHYAETTVQLLTLKRENNKEEYTRIASEQGAEHGDEFMRSASEMANLQEELLEKEHQTTTQKVKNIKILTLIISLIALISGIFIALYMGRIITKPVLKIARVAEQIAEGNLTIDDLLINNRDEIGDLALSFNKMKKNLHSLIQQVALSSTEVAASSQELTIVAKETTESANQIAASVQEVSIRSEAALEGTKESVKAMGAVASDVQRIAETATMVSNSSVSASQQANKGNEEIQKAVYQMNLIDQSVRNIASVIEQLGSRTSQIGEIIDAITDISSQTQLLALNATIESARAGEHGKGFAVVANEVRKLAEQSAESADMVAKLIKGIQDDTVSAVQVMSRGTKEVNTGLLMVTKAGEAFQTIYTAIQDVAEQTQQVSTASQQIFKTTKQVAASEENVARLVNQSAGNAQTVALSSQQQLTCLENIACSAYSLRNMSETLQKTINNFKI from the coding sequence ATGAAAATGAATCTTCAAAAGAAAATGTTTGGCGGTTTTTTTATAATAGTTTTACTGTTAGGATTGGTTTCAGCTATTGGATTATATGAAATTACCTCTGTTAATAAATTATATAGTGACCTGGTGGATGAACGCGCTCTAAAGGCAATGATAACAAAAGACATGATGTCCACGGTAAATGGACAGCAAAAGTCTTTTATTAGTTATCTTCTTACTGGAAATGATGAGGATTTAAAAGCTTATCAAAATGCAGAAAAGGACTATGAAGAATTAAAAAACACACTAGGATCTCTCATATCCTCTGATGCAGAAAAAGAGCTTTTCGTAGAAATGAATGAAATGAATGCTCATTATGCAGAAACTACAGTTCAATTACTCACACTTAAAAGAGAGAACAATAAAGAGGAATATACTCGCATTGCTTCTGAACAAGGTGCGGAGCATGGAGATGAATTCATGAGGTCTGCCTCAGAAATGGCTAATTTACAGGAGGAACTGTTAGAGAAGGAACATCAGACTACAACACAAAAGGTTAAGAATATAAAAATACTAACTTTAATTATTAGCTTAATAGCTCTTATATCAGGTATTTTCATTGCACTTTATATGGGTAGGATTATAACAAAACCCGTTTTGAAAATTGCCCGTGTAGCCGAACAGATTGCGGAAGGAAACCTAACCATTGATGACCTACTGATTAATAATAGAGATGAGATTGGAGATCTAGCCCTTTCTTTTAATAAAATGAAGAAAAATCTCCATAGTTTAATCCAGCAGGTCGCCCTTAGTTCAACAGAAGTAGCTGCTTCTTCCCAAGAACTTACCATAGTTGCAAAGGAGACAACAGAGTCAGCAAATCAAATAGCAGCCTCTGTCCAGGAAGTATCTATTCGATCTGAAGCAGCGTTGGAAGGAACAAAGGAGAGTGTAAAAGCTATGGGGGCAGTTGCAAGTGATGTACAACGAATTGCTGAAACGGCCACTATGGTTTCTAATTCATCCGTTAGCGCCTCTCAACAAGCTAATAAAGGCAATGAAGAAATACAAAAGGCAGTATACCAAATGAATTTGATTGATCAATCCGTCCGAAATATTGCCTCTGTTATTGAACAATTGGGATCAAGGACTTCTCAAATAGGAGAAATTATCGATGCCATTACCGATATTTCATCTCAGACTCAATTATTAGCTTTGAACGCTACTATTGAATCCGCGAGGGCTGGGGAACATGGAAAGGGTTTTGCAGTGGTAGCAAATGAAGTACGCAAATTGGCGGAGCAATCGGCTGAATCTGCAGATATGGTAGCTAAGCTTATTAAAGGGATACAGGACGATACCGTATCCGCTGTTCAAGTAATGAGCAGGGGGACAAAAGAAGTAAACACAGGGTTGCTGATGGTAACCAAAGCGGGTGAGGCCTTTCAAACTATTTACACAGCTATTCAAGATGTAGCAGAACAAACACAACAAGTATCGACTGCTTCTCAACAAATCTTTAAGACCACCAAACAAGTGGCAGCTTCAGAGGAAAATGTAGCAAGGCTTGTCAATCAATCTGCAGGGAATGCTCAAACAGTTGCATTATCTTCTCAACAACAATTAACTTGTCTAGAGAATATAGCATGCTCAGCATACTCATTACGTAATATGTCCGAGACTTTACAAAAAACAATAAACAATTTTAAGATTTAA
- a CDS encoding redoxin domain-containing protein, whose translation MKKTIKIVLLGLLLWAFVFTVNKEITKFQSISKSTVNTEQLPQKNFQRPSFSLTGLDGKQYSTDEVSKPLVINFWASWCGPCKVEAPELVKLYQKYNDKVEIFAVNLTEGDSKEAAKKFADSYGFQFPVLLDTDNKVSDMYRVTAIPTTYFVNRDGIIVDQILGFGGVELFEDKFEKLAKE comes from the coding sequence ATGAAAAAAACGATTAAAATTGTTTTACTTGGTTTGCTACTATGGGCTTTTGTATTTACTGTAAACAAAGAGATTACAAAGTTTCAGTCTATCTCAAAAAGCACTGTAAATACTGAACAACTACCTCAAAAGAATTTTCAGAGACCTAGTTTTTCCTTAACGGGTTTGGATGGAAAGCAATATTCAACGGATGAAGTCTCTAAACCGCTGGTAATAAATTTTTGGGCTTCCTGGTGCGGACCTTGTAAAGTGGAAGCTCCAGAACTAGTGAAACTCTATCAAAAATATAATGATAAAGTCGAAATATTTGCAGTGAATCTTACAGAAGGGGATTCAAAAGAAGCTGCTAAAAAATTTGCTGATTCTTATGGTTTCCAATTTCCGGTGTTGTTGGACACGGATAACAAGGTTTCAGATATGTATAGGGTGACAGCAATTCCCACTACATACTTTGTCAACAGAGATGGTATTATCGTTGATCAGATATTGGGTTTTGGGGGTGTTGAATTATTTGAAGATAAATTTGAAAAATTAGCGAAAGAATAG
- a CDS encoding four-helix bundle copper-binding protein, whose product MNHEQCIKACLECMEACNVCFDACLKENHMMADCIRMDRLCADMCEFAAKAMQTNSPFIQQICQLCADICEACGNECKKHNHDHCQKCAEVCFRCADECRRMAS is encoded by the coding sequence ATGAACCATGAACAATGTATTAAAGCATGCTTGGAATGTATGGAAGCGTGTAATGTTTGCTTCGATGCTTGTTTGAAAGAAAATCATATGATGGCAGATTGTATCCGCATGGATCGCCTATGTGCTGATATGTGTGAGTTTGCTGCAAAAGCAATGCAAACGAATAGTCCCTTTATCCAGCAAATCTGTCAGTTATGTGCTGATATTTGTGAGGCCTGTGGAAACGAATGTAAGAAACATAACCATGATCACTGCCAGAAATGCGCTGAAGTCTGCTTCAGATGTGCAGATGAATGCCGTAGAATGGCATCTTAA
- a CDS encoding YwmB family TATA-box binding protein, which yields MKKSLLLIFIGLVLLFSFYGKYREVQAQEEKVISTVNTIKKAKGIISEWTIYYSEETELIKTLKEYRKMETSLKQDYPNFKWIEDDSKEHHIKITGSAVENVKEKELITLTAYKSGEGYKVLQTYSYTSKKWSENTYFDILQKLNNKKDVFFTVKAKLSDSGMTDLNEKANLLLDELSSVQVESLKEEDFVSISAFNDNWEYFLPTANHKKMNLQLALRKNVDESKINLTIGSPIITVEY from the coding sequence ATGAAAAAATCATTACTATTAATTTTTATAGGATTAGTTCTATTGTTTAGCTTTTATGGAAAATATCGTGAGGTTCAAGCACAAGAGGAAAAAGTAATTAGTACAGTTAATACCATTAAAAAAGCTAAAGGCATTATTAGTGAGTGGACAATTTATTATAGTGAGGAAACGGAACTCATAAAAACACTAAAAGAATATAGAAAGATGGAAACAAGCCTTAAGCAGGATTATCCTAACTTCAAATGGATTGAAGATGATTCGAAGGAACACCATATAAAAATTACTGGCAGTGCTGTAGAAAACGTAAAGGAAAAGGAACTAATAACATTAACCGCATATAAATCTGGAGAAGGATACAAAGTTCTACAGACATATAGCTATACAAGTAAAAAGTGGTCGGAGAATACCTATTTTGACATTCTTCAAAAGTTGAACAACAAAAAGGATGTATTTTTTACTGTAAAGGCAAAATTAAGTGATTCAGGAATGACCGACTTAAACGAGAAAGCGAATTTATTATTGGACGAACTTTCATCGGTTCAAGTCGAAAGCTTAAAAGAAGAAGATTTTGTATCGATTTCAGCTTTTAATGACAATTGGGAATATTTCCTTCCTACTGCCAATCATAAAAAAATGAATCTACAGTTGGCACTAAGAAAAAATGTAGACGAATCTAAGATAAATCTAACTATTGGTAGTCCTATTATTACCGTGGAGTATTAA